Within Rothia sp. ZJ932, the genomic segment GCTACCGGAATAGCGATGATTGCTCCGAGTACTCCCCACAGGGCGCCGCCGGCTGCTACAGCAATGATGGCAAGCCCGCCGGGAACTGCCACTGCTTTTGACATGATGCGTGGGGAAATCAGGTACGCCTCAATTTGCAGGTAGATGATGTGGCAGATGGCAAAAAGAAGAGCTGTTTTCCAGCTCACCACGAGACAGACGAGCGACACAAAAATCATGGCGGTGACCCCACCCACCAGGGGGATAAATGCGAGAATAAGCACGAACAGCGCTAGGAGCTGGGGGAAGGGCGCTTGGATGATCAGCATAACAATGAGCGCGAAGCTTGCATTGAGCACAGCAACCAGCGCCTGCCCCGCTACGTATTGACCGACGGAGTGTGTGATTTTCTCGGTCAGGTCTTTGACGCGCGGACGCCGAGACGCTGGCACCAGGCGAACACCCCAGCTTTTGATGATGGGTAGTGAGGCGAGAAAGTAGATTGAGAGAATAGTGACGATTAGAATGCCCGTGCCAATTTCAGCGATGGTTGATCCGGCACTGATGAGTCCGTTGAAGAAACCGCTCATGACGTTGGAGTCTTGGGTGAGGTGGGCGAAGAAGTCTTGCACTCCGTTATCAATGTAGGAGCGTACTTGGAACTGCTGATCTAAACGGGTGAAGAAATCGGAATTGAGGAAGGTCTCGAAGGTGTCGGGA encodes:
- a CDS encoding AI-2E family transporter → MNAGASFRKKGSHIARKVKNKVKEGHAHRSSLSHAPEPRFAPQEEHAQLLPEKPESLESTPREYIASSTIANPFYFGFWATSGVSAALIIWFAFSNIGALAGWVTGAVFIALGLEPLVQRLTAWGLPRLASVATVVGAFLLVVAGFIVYAVPVVGKQAVSFINDFPDTFETFLNSDFFTRLDQQFQVRSYIDNGVQDFFAHLTQDSNVMSGFFNGLISAGSTIAEIGTGILIVTILSIYFLASLPIIKSWGVRLVPASRRPRVKDLTEKITHSVGQYVAGQALVAVLNASFALIVMLIIQAPFPQLLALFVLILAFIPLVGGVTAMIFVSLVCLVVSWKTALLFAICHIIYLQIEAYLISPRIMSKAVAVPGGLAIIAVAAGGALWGVLGAIIAIPVAASLLILVREVFIPVQDRR